One genomic segment of Falco peregrinus isolate bFalPer1 chromosome 7, bFalPer1.pri, whole genome shotgun sequence includes these proteins:
- the COG2 gene encoding conserved oligomeric Golgi complex subunit 2 isoform X4 yields MEAKKMNLPRGPENLCFDKDEFMKPDFDVDHFVSDCRKRVQLEELREDLELYYKLLKTAMVELINKDYADFVNLSTNLVGMDKALNQLSVPLGQLREEVMSLKSCVSEGIQAVDDRMTKQEDIRRKKMCVLRLIHVIQSVEKIEKILHSQGTKELSSLEGNSPLLTGQVLERIATEFNQLQFHAVQSKGMPLLDKVRPRIAGITAMLQQSLEGLLLEGLQTSNVDIIRHCLRTYATIDKTRDAEALVGQVLVKPYIDEVIVEQYVQSHPNGLQAMYNKLLEFVPHHCRLLREVTGGAISSEKADIVPGYDFLVNSVWPEIVRGLEEKLPSLFNPGNPDVFHEKYTTSMDFVQKFERQCGSQASVKRLRSHPSYHSFNNKWNLPVYFQIRFREIAGALEEALSDTLEEAPAGSSYCLLATHMVWMSLVKCWSDQMFLPLLAHRLWKLSLQILARYSVFVGEVSVRPISSENTKESKKSVPAGRKESSVSLSPSKDQGNGSSPESQPLPSISSTQLVYLAADLDKLQDQIPDILEMMNPKLEMIGFKNVSCIAGALEDSKTSLLACVPTLNNRIIQDLSESSFTYLKSALEVPRLYRRTNKHTP; encoded by the exons ATGGAGGCGAAGAAGATGAACCTGCCGCGGGGCCCCGAGAACCTTTGCTTTGACAAGGACGAGTTCATGAAG cCGGATTTTGATGTTGACCACTTTGTGTCAGACTGCAGGAAACGTGTGCAGCTGGAAGAGCTCAGAGAGGATCTGGAGCTCTACTACAAACTCCTTAAAACTGCTATGGTAGAACTTATAAATAAGGACTATGCAGATTTTGTTAATCTCTCAACAAATCTG GTTGGCATGGACAAGGCTCTTAATCAGCTTTCAGTACCCTTGGGACAGTTAAGGGAAGAAGTTATG AGTCTGAAGTCTTGTGTCAGTGAAGGAATTCAAGCAGTAGATGACCGGATGACTAAACAAGAAgatattagaagaaaaaag ATGTGTGTTCTGAGACTTATTCATGTTATTCAGTCTGTTGAGAAAATTGAGAAGATTCTACATTCCCAAGGCACTAAAGAATTGTCCTCATTAGAGGGAAACAG CCCACTTTTAACTGGACAGGTTTTAGAGAGAATTGCCACAGAATTTAATCAACTACAATTTCATGCAGTACAAAGCAAAGGAATGCCCCTTTTGGACAAAGTGAGACCA CGTATAGCTGGAATAACAGCTATGTTGCAGCAGTCTCTGGAAGGGCTGCTCTTGGAAGGCCTTCAGACTTCAAATGTTGACATAATACGTCACTGTCTTCGCACTTATGCAACAATTGACAAAACACGAGACGCAGAGGCATTAGTTGGTCAAGTGCTTGTAAAACCTTATATAGATGAG GTGATTGTGGAACAGTATGTTCAGTCTCACCCTAATGGCCTTCAGGCTATGTATAATAAACTATTGGAGTTTGTTCCTCATCATTGCCGTCTCTTGCGTGAAGTAACAGGTGGAGCTATTTCAAG tgaaaaagcagataTTGTTCCTGGATATGATTTCTTAGTGAATTCAGTGTGGCCAGAAATAGTACGTGGTTTAGAAGAGAAATTGCCATCACTGTTTAACCCTGGAAACCCAGATGTGTTTCACGag AAGTACACTACTAGTATGGATTTTGTACAGAAATTTGAACGACAGTGTGGCTCCCAGGCTAGTGTGAAACGGTTAAGATCTCATCCTTCTTACCACAGCTTTAATAACAAATGGAATTTGCctgtatattttcaaataag atTCAGAGAAATAGCTGGAGCCTTAGAAGAAGCACTTTCAGACACATTAGAGGAGGCACCAG CTGGCAGCTCATACTGTCTTTTGGCCACTCACATGGTCTGGATGAGTCTTGTGAAGTGCTGGTCAGATCAAATGTTTTTACCATTATTAGCACACCGTCTGTGGAAACTTAGCCTGCAGATTTTGGCACGCTACTCTGTGTTTGTTGGTGAG GTTTCTGTAAGGCCAATTTCCAGTGAGAatacaaaggaaagcaaaaaatctgTGCCAGCTGGTAGAAAGGAGTCTTCTGTAAGCCTCAGTCCTAGCAAGGACCAAGGAAATGGGTCTTCTCCAGAAAGTCAGCCATTGCCTTCTATATCTAGTACTCAGTTGGTATATCTTGCTGCAGATCTGGACAAACTCCAGGATCAG ATTCCTGACATCTTAGAAATGATGAATCCAAAACTTGAAATGATCGGCTTCAAGAATGTATCTTGTATTGCAG